A DNA window from Mucilaginibacter xinganensis contains the following coding sequences:
- a CDS encoding DUF4397 domain-containing protein: MKNFKNIQKGLMVKISAVCMLSVVLSSCLKDHSSDTPAPPVALLTVTQASPDQPGLDFSINGTRINAYVLNFGSNIDYFRAYTGKRTFTFSKSGTTTTVISDTATLKQNVAYSLFLVNKAATPQLLLLTDTISQPTTGNAGLRFVNLSPDAPAVDLAVKDGSVLVTNKGFKGFSTFQPIAGKTYSFEIRKAGTTTVLASLNNVNISSGFVYSIYLRGLAAATDATKLTADLIINAHPY, encoded by the coding sequence ATGAAAAACTTTAAAAACATTCAAAAAGGCTTAATGGTAAAGATTAGTGCGGTATGTATGTTATCCGTAGTATTGTCATCGTGTTTAAAAGATCACAGTTCAGATACACCTGCCCCGCCAGTAGCCTTGCTAACGGTTACCCAAGCTTCGCCTGACCAGCCTGGCCTGGATTTCTCCATTAATGGAACCCGTATTAATGCTTATGTACTTAACTTCGGAAGCAACATCGACTATTTCAGAGCTTACACTGGCAAACGAACCTTCACGTTCTCTAAATCGGGAACTACAACCACAGTTATAAGTGATACGGCAACACTGAAACAGAATGTGGCTTATTCATTATTTCTGGTTAACAAAGCCGCCACGCCGCAGCTTTTGTTACTAACCGATACCATTTCTCAGCCAACAACAGGAAATGCGGGTTTGCGCTTTGTAAATTTAAGCCCGGATGCCCCGGCAGTTGACCTGGCTGTAAAGGATGGTTCGGTATTAGTTACCAACAAAGGATTTAAAGGATTCTCAACCTTTCAGCCGATTGCAGGCAAAACCTATTCATTTGAGATCAGGAAAGCAGGCACTACTACGGTTTTGGCGTCGTTAAACAATGTTAATATTAGTAGCGGTTTTGTTTACAGCATTTATCTGCGCGGGCTTGCTGCTGCAACAGATGCGACCAAATTAACTGCTGATTTAATTATCAATGCCCACCCTTATTAG
- a CDS encoding S9 family peptidase yields the protein MKKCLLPVFILIVASSVSAQKLKKKPLDHSVYDKWQSIDNERISDNGKWILYVIKPQEGDAELFITDNKNSSRTHVPRADTARFTSDSRYAVMLIKPFFKDIRQAKIKKKKPIEFPKDTLGIIVLGKNNIEKIPAIRSFKIAEKASVIAYLSPADTVKKPAAADTSKKAIANTIAPPVREGSELSVKQLLTGKTHSFEYVTEYQLTKNGKLLAFAVTAPKKSKNIKSGLFVYDIDRDTLKTISNGRGNYRSLVFDDAGRQLAFAAEKNPEKALVKPFKLYYYNTLKDSAEAIAAPYSLGMPDKWAVSGDGRVYFSKTGGNLFFGTAPIPKPIDTTLVDFELAKLDIWNYKDDYLQPQQLKNLQRELRRSYLAVIHPATGDKKLIQLGDPDMRDILVPDNTDAGFVLGLTDTGARIQSQWQGAADQEAYLINIRTGGRIRINDRLKGRYSISPDGKYVVWFDSKDQNWHSYSIATGKKTNLTARTGVKMGEEDNDVPDDPSPYGISAWEQHDKNVLIYDRYDIWSIAPATGEAVNLTGGTGRKNRIIFRYNLTNSEQKFIPAKTTLWIIAQNEENKQWGYYKKEPGNLSALEKVIIAPNGYSNLQKAKNTTNFIYTKYSYRQSPDLYTSTDLKNEIRLSNTNPQQAQYNWGTAELVEWTTPKGFHSKGILYKPEDFDPTKKYPMIAYFYEKLSDGLYNYIPPAPTPSRLPISYFVSNGYLVFAPDISYQNGHPGASAVEFVNSGVEALKKKPWVDGAHIGIQGQSWGGYQVAYLITQTNMYAAAWAGAPVANMTSAYGGIRWESGVNRQFQYEKTQSRIGATLWEKPELYIENSPLFQLPKVNTPVMIMSNDADGAVPWYQGIEMFTALRRLGKPVWLLQYNGEAHNLVQRQNRKDISIREQQFFDHFLKGAAMPVWLDKGVQAVDKGKDWGFELEK from the coding sequence ATGAAGAAATGTTTACTCCCCGTATTTATTTTAATAGTTGCAAGTAGTGTTTCAGCCCAAAAACTCAAAAAAAAGCCGCTGGATCATTCCGTTTACGACAAATGGCAGAGCATTGACAACGAACGGATAAGCGACAACGGGAAGTGGATATTATATGTTATTAAACCACAGGAGGGCGACGCGGAACTGTTTATTACCGATAACAAAAACAGCAGCAGGACTCATGTTCCGCGGGCTGATACCGCCCGTTTTACTTCCGACTCGCGGTATGCTGTGATGCTGATAAAACCATTTTTTAAAGACATCCGGCAGGCAAAGATCAAAAAGAAAAAACCAATTGAGTTTCCGAAAGATACACTAGGGATAATTGTGCTGGGTAAAAACAACATTGAGAAAATCCCCGCTATCCGGTCGTTTAAAATAGCAGAGAAAGCATCTGTAATAGCTTACCTTTCGCCGGCTGATACTGTGAAGAAACCCGCTGCCGCCGATACTTCAAAAAAAGCGATTGCAAATACTATCGCCCCGCCGGTACGTGAAGGTTCTGAACTGTCAGTAAAACAATTACTTACCGGAAAAACGCACTCATTTGAATATGTAACTGAATACCAGCTCACAAAAAATGGTAAGCTGCTGGCGTTTGCTGTTACAGCACCAAAAAAATCAAAAAATATAAAATCAGGGTTATTTGTTTATGACATCGACAGGGATACGCTGAAAACGATAAGTAACGGGCGTGGCAACTACCGGAGCCTGGTTTTTGATGATGCCGGCAGGCAACTTGCTTTTGCCGCTGAAAAAAACCCTGAAAAAGCGCTTGTAAAGCCATTTAAACTTTACTATTACAATACGTTAAAGGATAGTGCGGAAGCCATTGCAGCTCCCTACTCGTTAGGGATGCCCGACAAATGGGCGGTAAGCGGCGATGGAAGAGTTTATTTTAGCAAGACTGGCGGCAACTTATTTTTTGGCACCGCACCCATTCCTAAACCTATTGATACTACACTGGTTGATTTTGAGTTGGCGAAGCTGGATATATGGAATTACAAGGACGATTATTTGCAACCCCAGCAACTGAAAAATCTGCAGCGCGAATTAAGGCGCAGTTATCTTGCTGTTATTCATCCGGCGACGGGCGATAAAAAACTGATCCAACTGGGCGATCCGGATATGCGGGATATTCTGGTTCCCGATAACACCGATGCCGGCTTTGTGTTAGGATTAACAGATACCGGCGCCCGCATACAAAGCCAATGGCAAGGCGCCGCCGATCAGGAGGCTTACCTGATAAACATCCGCACAGGCGGCAGGATAAGAATAAATGACCGTTTGAAGGGGCGATATAGTATTTCGCCGGATGGAAAATATGTAGTTTGGTTCGACTCAAAAGATCAAAACTGGCATAGTTATTCAATAGCAACAGGAAAAAAAACAAATTTAACTGCCAGGACCGGGGTAAAAATGGGCGAAGAGGATAACGATGTGCCTGATGACCCATCGCCTTACGGGATTTCTGCATGGGAACAACACGACAAAAATGTACTGATCTATGACCGTTATGATATTTGGAGCATTGCCCCCGCAACCGGCGAGGCGGTGAACCTAACTGGCGGTACCGGGCGAAAAAACAGGATCATATTCAGATACAACCTCACCAATTCAGAACAAAAATTCATTCCGGCCAAAACCACGCTTTGGATAATTGCCCAAAATGAAGAAAATAAACAATGGGGATATTACAAGAAGGAGCCCGGCAATCTTTCTGCTCTTGAAAAGGTAATAATAGCGCCTAATGGATACAGCAATCTGCAAAAAGCCAAAAACACCACCAATTTTATATACACCAAATACAGTTATCGGCAGTCGCCTGATTTGTACACATCAACTGATCTTAAAAATGAGATTCGCCTGAGCAATACCAATCCGCAACAGGCACAATATAATTGGGGCACCGCTGAACTGGTGGAATGGACAACGCCAAAAGGCTTTCATTCAAAAGGCATTTTATACAAGCCCGAAGATTTTGACCCAACAAAAAAATACCCGATGATCGCCTACTTTTACGAAAAATTATCGGACGGTTTATACAATTATATCCCCCCTGCTCCTACACCATCAAGGCTTCCAATTTCTTATTTTGTAAGTAATGGCTATTTGGTATTTGCGCCCGATATAAGTTATCAAAACGGCCACCCGGGGGCATCAGCAGTTGAGTTTGTTAATTCGGGTGTTGAGGCACTAAAGAAGAAGCCCTGGGTTGATGGTGCCCATATAGGCATACAGGGCCAAAGCTGGGGCGGATACCAGGTAGCTTACCTTATAACGCAAACAAACATGTACGCAGCCGCCTGGGCAGGAGCTCCTGTTGCAAATATGACCTCAGCGTATGGCGGTATCCGTTGGGAAAGCGGCGTTAACCGCCAGTTTCAATACGAGAAAACACAAAGCCGAATTGGCGCAACCCTGTGGGAAAAACCTGAGCTTTATATCGAAAATTCTCCCTTATTTCAATTACCGAAAGTAAATACTCCGGTGATGATCATGTCGAATGATGCCGACGGAGCCGTACCCTGGTACCAGGGCATTGAAATGTTTACAGCTTTGCGCAGGTTGGGCAAACCGGTTTGGTTGCTGCAATATAATGGCGAAGCGCACAACCTGGTGCAAAGACAAAACCGAAAGGACATCTCCATCCGCGAGCAGCAATTTTTTGATCACTTTTTAAAAGGCGCAGCAATGCCGGTTTGGCTTGATAAAGGAGTTCAAGCCGTAGATAAAGGCAAAGACTGGGGCTTTGAGCTGGAGAAGTAG
- a CDS encoding NADPH-dependent FMN reductase: MYKLKIISSTVRPGRKGPIVANWITEIAKEHGFEAELLDLGEISLPLMNEAIHPIMRQYEHEHTKQWSEKIDEADAFIFVTAEYDYSYPASLKNALEYLVHEWAYKPAGIVSYSAGAFAGVRAVMSLKSDLLSLKTVSLSEMVNIPMLHQFINEENSFVADERLSKAATLMLDQLLRWTKGLKMIKDDK; the protein is encoded by the coding sequence ATGTATAAGCTCAAAATAATATCATCAACTGTACGGCCGGGCCGTAAAGGGCCAATAGTGGCTAATTGGATAACCGAAATAGCAAAGGAGCACGGCTTCGAAGCAGAGTTACTTGACTTGGGTGAAATTAGCCTGCCGCTGATGAATGAGGCTATTCATCCTATAATGCGCCAGTATGAACATGAGCATACCAAACAATGGAGTGAAAAAATTGATGAGGCTGATGCCTTTATATTTGTTACCGCAGAGTATGACTATAGCTACCCGGCTTCATTAAAAAATGCTTTGGAATACCTGGTACACGAGTGGGCATATAAACCTGCCGGAATAGTGAGCTACAGCGCCGGAGCGTTCGCCGGAGTGAGAGCTGTGATGAGCCTTAAGTCTGACCTGCTTTCCTTAAAGACAGTTTCTCTTAGCGAAATGGTAAACATTCCGATGCTGCACCAATTCATTAACGAAGAAAACTCGTTTGTAGCTGATGAAAGATTGAGCAAGGCAGCTACACTAATGCTTGATCAGTTGTTACGCTGGACCAAGGGGCTAAAGATGATTAAAGACGATAAGTAA
- a CDS encoding DUF2238 domain-containing protein: protein MQKYYLLILLFFAGLIASAISPHDYFTWILEVFPAIIGLIILLITFKKFRFTYLTYCMILIHCCILFVGGHYTYAMVPLFDWIKDFFHQSRNNYDKLGHFAQGFAPAMIVREVYIRQQIIQKKTWIPFLTVVVCMSISMCYEFLEWFVSVVSGSSGDSFLGSQGDIWDTQSDMLFATIGAICMVIFFSKLQDRNIDTFQTSR from the coding sequence ATGCAAAAGTATTATTTACTAATCTTATTATTTTTCGCCGGGCTAATTGCGTCCGCGATATCGCCACACGACTATTTTACATGGATACTGGAAGTTTTCCCGGCTATAATCGGTTTAATAATTTTACTGATAACTTTTAAGAAGTTCAGATTTACCTATTTAACTTACTGCATGATACTGATCCATTGCTGCATATTATTCGTTGGCGGTCACTATACTTATGCAATGGTGCCGCTATTCGATTGGATAAAAGATTTTTTTCATCAAAGCCGCAATAATTATGATAAACTTGGCCATTTTGCTCAAGGTTTTGCACCGGCTATGATCGTAAGGGAGGTTTATATCCGCCAACAGATTATTCAAAAGAAAACATGGATCCCGTTTTTAACAGTAGTGGTATGTATGAGCATCAGCATGTGTTATGAATTTTTAGAATGGTTTGTTTCGGTTGTTTCAGGTTCTTCCGGCGACTCGTTCTTAGGTTCGCAAGGCGACATATGGGATACCCAATCTGATATGCTTTTTGCAACTATAGGTGCCATCTGCATGGTGATATTTTTCTCAAAACTGCAGGACAGGAACATTGATACATTTCAGACAAGCAGATAG
- a CDS encoding YciE/YciF ferroxidase family protein has translation MATKTSRTKPAGLTGKMTDSEFHKFFVDELKDIYWAEKHLVKALPKMQKAATAKELAAAFEKHTNETQTHIETLEQVFSLLDEKAVAKKCDAMEGLLAEAASIIEDTDKGTHTRDAGLILAAQKVEHYEIATYGSLRTFAETMGHTEVAQLLQQTLENEKATDVALTEAAESMINEAAVAE, from the coding sequence ATGGCAACTAAAACATCCCGCACAAAACCTGCCGGCTTAACCGGCAAAATGACAGACTCTGAATTTCATAAATTCTTTGTTGACGAATTGAAAGATATTTACTGGGCCGAAAAACACCTGGTAAAAGCTTTACCAAAAATGCAAAAAGCCGCGACAGCGAAAGAGCTTGCAGCTGCTTTTGAGAAGCACACCAATGAAACTCAAACCCATATTGAGACCCTTGAGCAAGTATTTTCCCTGCTTGATGAAAAGGCTGTAGCAAAAAAATGTGACGCTATGGAAGGCTTGCTAGCGGAAGCTGCCAGCATAATTGAAGATACCGACAAAGGAACCCATACCAGGGATGCAGGTTTAATACTTGCCGCCCAGAAAGTGGAACACTACGAGATAGCCACATACGGATCACTCAGAACCTTCGCTGAGACGATGGGCCACACAGAAGTTGCCCAATTATTGCAACAAACGCTCGAAAATGAAAAGGCAACCGATGTTGCGCTAACCGAGGCTGCTGAAAGCATGATTAATGAAGCTGCAGTTGCGGAGTAA
- a CDS encoding M20/M25/M40 family metallo-hydrolase — protein sequence MKHFYFKPIFTALMLGSVSLYAQQEPVDTAVFSKIRKAEMSNSHIPTIAHYITDVAGPRLTNSPGYKRAGMWAVETMKKWGMVNTAMEPWGNFGKGWEIEDFSISLKAPYSQSLIAYPEPWSGNTKGPVHGEVALLPAASAMDTAYLLKHIGDYKGKFILIAGKSPSYDVDFKPSATRLTDEELANMKDTYMLSRKVMEGYLGYFKTISRVADILQNSGALAVITAGGENINGTTFVQGFSGYKTNNAESTVKVSIASEDGQRMKRLIESGHKVELDLNVKAKFNDADIKGYNVVGEIPGTDPKLKSQLVMLGGHMDAWASSTGATDNGAGCIVMLEAVRLLDSLGLKPKRTIRIALWGGEEQGLLGSYGYAKNHFRGTDLVLKPEAAKVSAYFNLDNGTGKIRGIYAQGNTAIKPIFEQWFKPFNDLGANTVTMSNTGSTDHLSFDWAGIPGFQFIQDPIDYETRTHHSNQDNYDHLQIEDLKQAAIIVASFVYQTSVRTDMMPRKPLEKETFVFDGL from the coding sequence ATGAAGCACTTTTACTTTAAACCAATTTTCACAGCGCTGATGCTGGGCAGCGTAAGCCTGTATGCACAGCAGGAGCCTGTTGATACTGCCGTATTTTCCAAAATAAGGAAAGCCGAGATGAGCAACTCGCATATCCCAACCATTGCACATTACATTACCGACGTAGCCGGACCTCGCCTCACCAACTCGCCCGGCTACAAACGGGCAGGAATGTGGGCTGTTGAAACCATGAAAAAGTGGGGAATGGTGAACACCGCAATGGAACCATGGGGAAATTTCGGCAAGGGATGGGAAATTGAAGATTTTAGCATTTCGTTAAAAGCACCGTATTCGCAATCGTTAATTGCCTATCCTGAACCATGGAGCGGCAACACAAAGGGCCCGGTTCATGGCGAAGTGGCATTATTGCCAGCCGCAAGTGCAATGGACACTGCCTATTTGCTTAAACATATAGGTGATTATAAAGGTAAATTTATTTTGATTGCAGGTAAGTCGCCGTCATACGATGTTGATTTTAAACCATCAGCAACACGCCTTACAGACGAGGAACTGGCTAATATGAAAGATACTTACATGCTTTCGAGAAAAGTTATGGAAGGTTACCTTGGCTACTTTAAAACAATCAGCCGCGTTGCAGATATTCTTCAAAACTCAGGCGCGCTTGCTGTAATAACCGCAGGTGGAGAAAACATTAACGGGACCACCTTTGTACAGGGTTTTTCCGGCTATAAAACCAACAATGCTGAGAGCACGGTTAAGGTATCTATCGCGTCAGAAGACGGGCAGCGGATGAAACGGTTAATTGAATCGGGACATAAAGTTGAACTTGACTTAAATGTTAAAGCAAAATTCAATGACGCTGATATTAAAGGTTACAATGTTGTAGGCGAAATCCCGGGAACTGATCCTAAGCTAAAATCGCAGCTGGTGATGCTGGGCGGTCACATGGATGCCTGGGCTTCATCAACCGGGGCAACAGATAACGGTGCTGGCTGCATAGTGATGCTGGAAGCGGTGCGCTTGCTTGATTCATTGGGCCTAAAACCAAAACGTACTATCCGTATTGCCCTATGGGGCGGCGAAGAGCAGGGACTATTAGGTTCATACGGATATGCGAAAAACCATTTCCGCGGAACCGACCTTGTGTTAAAACCCGAGGCCGCCAAAGTTTCAGCTTATTTTAATCTGGATAACGGAACAGGAAAGATCAGGGGAATTTACGCGCAGGGCAACACTGCCATTAAGCCGATATTTGAGCAGTGGTTTAAACCTTTTAACGATTTGGGAGCAAACACGGTAACCATGAGCAATACAGGCTCAACAGATCACCTCTCTTTTGATTGGGCAGGCATCCCGGGTTTCCAGTTTATCCAAGACCCTATTGATTATGAAACCCGTACTCACCACAGCAATCAGGACAATTATGACCACCTTCAGATTGAAGATTTAAAACAAGCGGCCATAATAGTAGCTTCATTCGTTTACCAAACAAGCGTGAGAACTGATATGATGCCACGAAAACCATTGGAGAAAGAAACCTTTGTATTTGACGGATTGTAA
- a CDS encoding flavodoxin family protein produces the protein MKALFINCTLKPSPQFSNTGALIEKAEQQFKDNGIQTEVIRLVDYDIKPGTDINMGKGDEWPSVLDKIKKCNILIIATPIWMGHIASTTQRMIERLDAIFHNEEFADPITGQYFTYNKVAGCLITGNEDGAHACAAQILWALQELGFTIPPNVNAYWVGMAGGGEDYVEAGGEKFFYTNYTLRWMIANLTYFAKLLKTNPIDSNLRALKELAKKESKRD, from the coding sequence ATGAAAGCTTTATTTATCAATTGCACACTGAAACCCTCACCTCAGTTTTCCAATACAGGCGCTTTAATTGAAAAGGCGGAACAGCAGTTTAAAGATAACGGCATACAAACTGAAGTGATCCGCCTGGTTGACTATGATATTAAACCCGGTACCGATATAAATATGGGGAAAGGTGATGAATGGCCATCTGTGTTAGATAAAATAAAAAAGTGTAATATATTAATTATCGCCACTCCGATATGGATGGGACATATCGCATCAACTACCCAGCGGATGATAGAGCGATTGGATGCAATATTTCATAATGAGGAATTTGCAGATCCAATAACAGGTCAATATTTTACCTATAACAAAGTGGCAGGGTGCCTTATAACCGGAAATGAAGACGGCGCCCACGCCTGTGCTGCACAAATATTATGGGCACTTCAGGAATTAGGCTTTACAATACCACCTAATGTGAACGCTTACTGGGTAGGCATGGCCGGCGGTGGCGAGGACTATGTTGAAGCAGGAGGCGAGAAATTTTTCTATACCAATTACACCCTCCGCTGGATGATAGCCAACCTAACTTACTTTGCGAAGCTTTTAAAAACGAATCCCATTGATAGTAATTTAAGAGCATTAAAAGAACTGGCGAAAAAGGAAAGTAAACGTGATTAA